The Bacteroidota bacterium DNA segment GTTCAGTATTTGAAAAACAGGGTGGGCGAAGAGTTTGAAGGAATGATTTCAGGTGTAACCGAATGGGGAATTTTTGTTGAGCTGACAGAAAACCGTTGCGAAGGACTTGTACGAATGAAAGATTTGCCCCAGCAATATTTTTTAGACGAACGGAATTATTGCCTTATTAACCGAAAGACAAAACAAAAACTTACGCTTGGCGATAAAGTGAGAATAGAAGTCAAGAAAGCAGACATGATTAAGAAGCAGTTAGATTTTATTTTACTCGGATGATCCTTCATTATCATTGCGAAAATCAGAGTGTTTCTAAAGATTTTTTCTGCTTATAAATCCAAAATACTTATTATATTCGCAACCCTTTTGTAAAATCTGCGAAAAGCGAAAACGGTACGAACAATACGAAAAGGAAAACCAAACTCCGATTAGTAAATTAGTACCGATTCGTAGATTAGTAGATAACAATGGAGAATGAACAATAAAATAACGAACGTATAATGGAAACACGCAGTTACAGAACAAATGTCAACATTGACACCGAAAAAAAATCGTGGCTTTTGATTGACGCAGAGAATCAAACCCTCGGGCGACTTGCTTCAAAAGTGGCTTATCTTTTAAGAGGAAAGCACAAATCCGATTTTACTCCTCATTTGAACACGGGAGATAATGTAATCGTTATCAACGCACGCAAAGTTCGCTTCACCGGAAAAAAATTTACCGATAAAGTTTATGTGCGTCACACCGGTTATCCGGGCGGGCAGCGTTACGCAACGCCAAGAACGTTGCTTCAGGATAAACCTGAATACGTGATTGAACGCGCAGTGAAAAAAATGCTTCCTCAAACCAAACTGGGAGAAGATATTTTTAGAAATCTTCACGTG contains these protein-coding regions:
- the rplM gene encoding 50S ribosomal protein L13 gives rise to the protein METRSYRTNVNIDTEKKSWLLIDAENQTLGRLASKVAYLLRGKHKSDFTPHLNTGDNVIVINARKVRFTGKKFTDKVYVRHTGYPGGQRYATPRTLLQDKPEYVIERAVKKMLPQTKLGEDIFRNLHVFADAQHTHDAQQPKVIDLKKLLEKNK